From the genome of Synergistetes bacterium HGW-Synergistetes-1, one region includes:
- a CDS encoding integrase, producing the protein MQFEGIDHPIFLNALSRFEDYIMLERGCSENTLKAYSSDLKQWYFYCQKMEFDPLVLNSDNIARFLREQSARGMSKSTVQRNGAVLNSFARYLVYDGVTENMPMLDPLPARDKILPQIMTEGEIQRLINACEDNTPIGKRDRIAIELAYGTGMRASELCSLKLKDIDRGGGLIFTRGKGDKERCIPYVGGVRKVVDEYIDEHRSKLDKLKQPWLLLTKSGRKMRREFLWRLLRKRGLIAGISPSRLHPHVLRHTFATHLLRKGMDQRTLQELLGHSSILTTEKYTHLDLEMRDFYDKYFPRS; encoded by the coding sequence ATGCAATTTGAAGGTATTGATCATCCTATCTTTTTAAATGCATTAAGCAGGTTCGAGGATTACATCATGCTTGAGAGAGGATGCAGCGAAAACACACTGAAAGCCTATTCATCTGATCTCAAACAGTGGTATTTTTATTGCCAAAAGATGGAATTTGACCCGCTGGTCCTTAATTCGGACAATATTGCCAGATTTTTGAGAGAACAGTCTGCAAGGGGAATGTCAAAGAGCACCGTCCAAAGAAACGGAGCGGTATTAAATTCCTTTGCCAGATATCTTGTTTATGACGGTGTAACTGAAAATATGCCAATGCTCGACCCTCTCCCCGCAAGAGATAAAATTCTTCCCCAGATAATGACAGAAGGAGAGATACAGCGCCTTATAAATGCATGTGAGGACAACACACCTATCGGAAAAAGGGACAGGATTGCCATTGAACTCGCTTACGGTACAGGAATGAGGGCGTCAGAACTTTGCTCCCTGAAGCTTAAGGACATAGACAGAGGCGGAGGGCTTATCTTTACAAGAGGCAAAGGGGACAAGGAAAGATGTATACCCTATGTCGGCGGAGTAAGAAAAGTAGTTGATGAATACATAGACGAACACAGATCAAAACTTGATAAACTCAAACAGCCCTGGCTCCTTCTGACCAAATCCGGGAGAAAAATGCGAAGGGAGTTTCTCTGGAGGCTCCTAAGGAAAAGAGGTCTCATCGCTGGAATATCACCTTCACGTCTACATCCCCATGTATTGAGGCACACCTTTGCGACCCATCTTCTGAGAAAAGGAATGGATCAGAGGACTCTCCAGGAACTGCTCGGCCATTCTTCAATACTGACAACAGAAAAATATACTCACCTGGATCTTGAGATGAGAGATTTTTACGATAAATATTTTCCAAGAAGTTGA
- a CDS encoding purine-nucleoside phosphorylase (catalyzes the formation of a purine and ribose phosphate from a purine nucleoside; in E. coli this enzyme functions in xanthosine degradation), which produces MLYSEKMSEAIKFLSAKTGQKPERAIILGSGLGSLAESIEDPIVISYQDIPYWPRSTAPGHAGKLIFGTLEGTPTVIMQGRVHYYEGYTMEEVVFPVRVLGELGIKSLIVTNASGGINTDIPPGGIVAIQDHINLMGTNPLIGENDDDMGPRFPDMTEAYDREYIQKLEAAAEKENISLNKGTYIAFSGPSFETPAEIRMAEALGADIVGMSTVPEVITANHMGIRVCGISCVANAAAGISKNKLTHQEVLDTMKNSSASICRLISAFLREISE; this is translated from the coding sequence ATGCTTTATTCAGAGAAAATGTCCGAGGCGATCAAATTCCTTTCAGCAAAGACAGGCCAAAAACCAGAGAGAGCAATAATACTTGGTTCCGGGCTTGGCAGCCTTGCGGAAAGCATAGAAGACCCTATAGTGATATCATATCAGGATATTCCATACTGGCCGAGGTCGACAGCTCCGGGGCATGCAGGAAAACTGATCTTCGGGACCCTTGAGGGCACACCTACAGTTATTATGCAGGGGAGGGTACATTATTACGAAGGATATACGATGGAAGAAGTCGTCTTCCCCGTAAGAGTACTTGGCGAACTTGGCATAAAGTCTTTGATAGTTACAAACGCGTCCGGCGGGATAAATACCGACATACCTCCCGGTGGTATAGTAGCTATCCAGGATCACATCAATCTTATGGGCACGAATCCCCTTATCGGAGAGAACGATGATGATATGGGACCGCGTTTTCCCGACATGACCGAGGCATACGACAGGGAATATATCCAAAAACTTGAGGCTGCTGCGGAAAAAGAAAACATTAGTCTTAATAAGGGTACATATATTGCTTTTTCAGGCCCATCATTCGAGACCCCTGCAGAAATAAGGATGGCCGAAGCCCTCGGAGCCGACATCGTCGGCATGTCGACAGTCCCTGAAGTTATCACTGCAAACCACATGGGGATAAGGGTATGCGGCATATCCTGTGTTGCGAACGCCGCGGCAGGCATATCCAAAAACAAGCTCACCCATCAGGAAGTCCTTGATACAATGAAAAACAGCTCTGCTTCAATATGCAGGCTGATATCCGCCTTTCTGAGGGAGATCAGCGAATGA
- a CDS encoding thymidine phosphorylase, which translates to MTFNVIEFIEKKRDGLRHSEKELQAFINTVMLGGIPDYQISAWLMAAFLNGLDDDELMHFTQALAHSGETLNYPPEERIIDKHSTGGVGDKTTLVLIPLVAACGSRISKLSGPGLGYTGGTIDKLESIPGMNMHLTETEFRDQVNSIGCAISGHSHKLAPAEGKFYKLRDVTGTVPSIPLITASIVSKKLAGGAYGYLFDVKCGSGAFMKDIGEARKLAQKLVDISKKLGKVCVSVITDMEQPLGEWVGNSAEVCEAIEVLSGKGPSDTRELCLTLAAYMLNMSGRANTFEEGLKISSKALDDGSALKKFEELIIAQKGDSAVISEPEKVLPKASSTYDIRSDRDGYLSKLDALLVGEGLRALGGGRLTQEDTIDPSVAIRLLHKVGDKMSEDDVLLKIYYNQEKQLRESLPYVEKCWKVSDSAEIRKLIIDTVR; encoded by the coding sequence ATGACCTTCAACGTTATCGAATTCATAGAAAAGAAAAGGGACGGACTGAGACACTCGGAGAAAGAACTGCAGGCTTTTATAAATACAGTTATGCTTGGTGGAATCCCGGATTATCAGATCTCTGCCTGGCTGATGGCCGCTTTTCTGAACGGGCTGGACGATGATGAACTGATGCATTTCACACAGGCACTTGCTCATTCAGGGGAGACTCTGAACTACCCGCCGGAGGAGAGGATCATAGACAAGCACAGCACGGGCGGAGTAGGAGACAAAACCACCCTTGTCCTTATCCCTCTTGTTGCTGCCTGCGGTTCCAGGATCTCGAAGCTAAGCGGTCCCGGCCTTGGATATACCGGGGGAACTATAGACAAGCTTGAGTCGATCCCGGGAATGAATATGCACCTAACCGAAACTGAGTTCAGAGATCAGGTCAACAGCATCGGATGTGCTATCTCCGGCCATTCTCACAAGCTTGCGCCTGCTGAAGGAAAATTTTACAAACTTAGGGACGTAACAGGGACTGTCCCCTCGATCCCTCTGATAACAGCCAGCATTGTCAGCAAGAAACTGGCCGGCGGAGCTTACGGTTATCTTTTCGATGTCAAGTGCGGAAGCGGTGCCTTTATGAAAGACATCGGTGAGGCCAGAAAGCTGGCACAAAAACTTGTCGATATTTCCAAAAAGCTGGGAAAGGTATGCGTCTCGGTCATTACTGATATGGAACAGCCTCTTGGCGAGTGGGTGGGAAATTCAGCGGAAGTCTGTGAGGCGATAGAGGTCCTTTCCGGAAAGGGGCCGTCGGATACCCGTGAACTCTGCTTAACTCTTGCGGCTTACATGTTAAATATGTCAGGCAGGGCAAACACATTCGAGGAAGGTTTAAAGATCTCTTCAAAAGCCCTTGATGACGGATCAGCCCTTAAAAAATTTGAAGAGCTGATAATCGCGCAAAAGGGAGACAGCGCAGTGATAAGCGAACCTGAAAAGGTACTCCCAAAAGCATCTTCAACTTATGATATAAGGTCAGACAGAGATGGATATCTCTCAAAACTTGACGCCCTTCTTGTTGGGGAAGGACTAAGGGCATTGGGCGGAGGCAGGCTTACCCAGGAGGATACGATCGATCCGTCTGTAGCGATCCGTCTGCTCCACAAGGTCGGAGACAAGATGTCCGAAGATGATGTTCTTCTGAAGATATACTATAATCAGGAAAAACAGCTCCGGGAATCTCTCCCTTATGTTGAAAAATGCTGGAAAGTAAGCGACAGCGCCGAGATAAGAAAGCTTATAATTGACACGGTGCGTTAA
- the tmk gene encoding dTMP kinase, which produces MFITFEGIDGSGKSTQASLFWKWLVEDKKRDALLTREPGGWPGGDVLREIVISGKLKHDWSEAYLFMLDRAEHIASVIQPAIDSGRDIVCERYHDSTLAYQIWGRGLPLEIFDELARLSAFPVPDLTILFDITPVSALKRAKSRGDLDSFESEGVSFMTKIRDGYLALSKRDPKRWIVIECAEKNTAEIFEEITRSVISRGLFCDQ; this is translated from the coding sequence ATGTTTATAACCTTTGAGGGAATAGACGGTTCAGGAAAATCGACTCAGGCATCTTTATTCTGGAAATGGCTGGTCGAAGATAAAAAACGTGATGCCCTCCTTACCAGAGAACCTGGAGGATGGCCCGGCGGTGATGTGCTTCGCGAGATCGTGATCAGCGGAAAACTGAAACACGACTGGAGCGAGGCTTACTTGTTCATGCTTGACAGGGCAGAACACATTGCTTCTGTAATACAGCCCGCCATTGACTCAGGCAGGGACATAGTCTGCGAAAGGTACCACGATTCGACCCTTGCATATCAGATATGGGGCAGGGGACTGCCTCTTGAGATATTTGACGAACTTGCAAGGTTATCAGCTTTCCCTGTACCAGACCTTACCATCCTCTTCGACATAACTCCCGTGAGTGCTTTGAAGAGGGCAAAGTCAAGGGGAGACCTGGATTCGTTCGAGAGTGAAGGAGTATCCTTCATGACGAAAATTCGTGATGGATATCTTGCCCTTTCGAAACGTGACCCTAAAAGATGGATCGTTATTGAATGCGCTGAAAAGAACACTGCTGAGATTTTTGAAGAGATCACAAGATCTGTCATCTCAAGGGGGCTCTTCTGTGATCAATGA
- a CDS encoding signal recognition particle-docking protein FtsY, translated as MDLFKNLANKLKNTGNKWTQGISNLFSDEPISDVFWDDLEELLILGDVGIDLTETLIKRLKQRAIDERISKTSELRAVFSKLLIDQLQEVKGMGAPLDVSSKPAVILMIGVNGSGKTTTAGKLAAQFKKEGKKVLLAAADTFRAAAIEQLKAWGERTDVRVIAQSQDSDPAAVVFDAIMAAKAGSYDVIIADTAGRLHTKSNLMEELAKVYRIVKREIPEGPAEALIVLDAVTGQNGFMQAETFSKVMPVTGVVLTKFDNTSKGGIILAIAEKLRMPIRYVGLGEGVDDLQLFDPKTFIETLLDVENHD; from the coding sequence TTGGATCTTTTTAAAAACCTGGCAAATAAGCTTAAAAATACAGGAAATAAATGGACACAGGGCATATCGAACCTATTTTCAGATGAACCGATATCTGATGTATTCTGGGATGATCTGGAAGAATTGCTGATCCTTGGTGATGTTGGGATAGACCTTACGGAAACACTGATAAAGAGGCTCAAACAAAGGGCAATAGACGAGAGAATATCAAAGACATCTGAGCTTAGGGCAGTTTTTTCTAAGTTACTTATAGACCAGCTCCAGGAAGTTAAAGGAATGGGAGCCCCGCTGGACGTAAGCAGCAAACCGGCGGTAATACTAATGATCGGCGTTAACGGAAGCGGAAAAACGACGACTGCGGGAAAGCTTGCTGCGCAGTTTAAAAAAGAAGGAAAAAAGGTCCTGCTCGCTGCTGCCGATACATTCAGAGCGGCAGCTATCGAACAGCTCAAGGCATGGGGCGAAAGGACCGATGTCCGCGTTATAGCACAAAGTCAGGACAGCGATCCTGCGGCTGTGGTCTTTGACGCTATAATGGCGGCAAAGGCAGGCAGCTACGATGTTATCATTGCAGATACTGCCGGAAGGCTCCACACAAAATCCAACCTCATGGAAGAGCTTGCCAAAGTCTACAGGATAGTTAAACGCGAAATACCTGAAGGACCCGCAGAAGCGTTAATAGTCCTTGACGCTGTAACGGGTCAGAACGGTTTCATGCAGGCTGAGACTTTCAGTAAAGTTATGCCGGTGACAGGAGTTGTCCTTACAAAATTCGACAATACATCGAAGGGCGGAATAATACTCGCAATCGCCGAAAAACTCAGGATGCCGATCAGGTATGTTGGGTTGGGCGAGGGAGTCGACGACCTTCAGCTCTTTGACCCAAAGACCTTCATAGAGACACTCCTCGACGTAGAAAACCATGACTGA
- a CDS encoding DUF4416 domain-containing protein has product MTDQECGRSERKDRHPRDPLVKKIVALLVPRGEMDIFNNARELLFDAWGEPERMSPLIPFTWTNYYEDIAPELDRCFFSYPGLFNMSDLPDWKILTCSLEKATGSTRRVNLDPGTIDGARLLLASTKGQAHRIYLRDGIFAEVTLCRRKGRWESFFYTFPDFKSGAYFEWLETVREDWKKEKKSVDL; this is encoded by the coding sequence ATGACTGATCAGGAATGCGGCAGGAGTGAAAGGAAAGATAGACATCCAAGAGATCCCCTTGTAAAAAAGATCGTAGCGCTTCTGGTCCCCAGGGGAGAAATGGATATATTCAACAACGCGAGGGAACTCCTTTTTGATGCATGGGGAGAACCTGAGCGCATGAGTCCCTTAATACCGTTCACATGGACTAATTATTATGAAGATATCGCTCCGGAACTCGACAGGTGTTTCTTTTCTTATCCCGGCCTTTTCAACATGTCAGACCTTCCCGACTGGAAGATCCTGACATGCAGTCTTGAAAAGGCGACCGGATCAACAAGAAGGGTGAACCTTGACCCGGGGACAATTGACGGAGCAAGATTGCTGCTTGCTTCAACGAAAGGTCAGGCACACAGGATATACCTCAGGGACGGTATTTTTGCAGAGGTCACACTTTGCAGAAGGAAGGGCAGATGGGAAAGCTTTTTCTATACCTTCCCTGACTTTAAAAGCGGAGCTTATTTTGAATGGCTTGAAACAGTGCGCGAAGACTGGAAAAAAGAAAAGAAAAGCGTTGATTTATAG
- a CDS encoding adenylosuccinate lyase yields MIERYETPEIKAIWNDKNRFQKWLDVELAVCKAWNEAGKIPDEDYRNIVEKASFSVERIREIEEVTQHDVIAFVSSVAECIGESGRYVHLGLTSSDVIDTASSLLLSESMKTVLDALYALHKMIGEKALEYKMTPCAGRTHGIHAEPTTFGLKMLNHYAEIGRDIERITQTKKEMMVGGLSGAVGTYANCPPSIEARTCELLGLNVDPVSTQVIQRDRHARIVTDLAICGASLERLALEVRHLQRTEVLEALEPFKKGQKGSSAMPHKKNPILSERVCGMARLLRGYTIPAIENIALWHERDISHSSVERVMWPDVFHLILYMTKTMTKIINGITVNKQNMKNNIDITKGLLFSGRILIALVEREGISREEAYTIAQSNAMRCWNEKVPLLELLKNDPRIKKMSESELESLFDLEYYLKHIEEVFNRFPELEENSTIK; encoded by the coding sequence ATGATAGAACGTTACGAAACTCCAGAGATAAAGGCGATCTGGAACGACAAGAACCGTTTCCAAAAATGGCTTGATGTTGAACTTGCAGTATGTAAGGCCTGGAACGAGGCAGGAAAGATACCTGATGAAGACTACAGGAATATCGTTGAAAAAGCCTCTTTCAGCGTTGAGAGGATACGCGAGATAGAAGAGGTTACACAGCATGACGTCATCGCATTTGTTTCGAGCGTTGCCGAATGCATAGGAGAGTCAGGCCGCTATGTCCACCTTGGGCTGACAAGCAGCGATGTGATCGATACAGCCTCCTCTCTCCTTCTTTCAGAGAGCATGAAAACTGTGCTGGATGCACTTTATGCCCTTCATAAAATGATCGGAGAAAAGGCCTTGGAGTACAAGATGACACCTTGTGCGGGAAGGACTCATGGCATACATGCAGAGCCAACGACCTTTGGCCTTAAAATGCTCAACCACTACGCTGAGATAGGTCGGGATATAGAGAGGATCACTCAGACCAAGAAAGAGATGATGGTAGGCGGCCTCTCCGGAGCAGTTGGTACTTATGCCAACTGCCCTCCCTCGATAGAAGCAAGGACCTGCGAACTTCTCGGGCTTAACGTAGATCCGGTATCGACCCAGGTTATCCAGAGGGACAGGCACGCCCGCATCGTAACCGACCTTGCTATTTGCGGAGCATCGCTGGAAAGACTGGCTTTGGAGGTACGTCATCTTCAAAGGACTGAGGTTCTGGAGGCCCTTGAACCTTTCAAAAAAGGTCAGAAAGGGTCGTCTGCAATGCCTCACAAGAAAAACCCCATACTAAGTGAAAGGGTATGCGGAATGGCCAGACTTCTGAGAGGCTATACTATTCCCGCCATTGAAAATATAGCCCTCTGGCATGAACGTGACATCAGCCATTCTTCTGTTGAAAGGGTAATGTGGCCTGATGTCTTTCACCTGATACTTTACATGACCAAGACAATGACAAAAATTATAAATGGAATTACTGTAAATAAACAAAATATGAAAAATAACATAGATATTACGAAAGGCCTTCTTTTCTCAGGCAGGATACTGATTGCACTTGTAGAAAGAGAAGGAATTAGCAGAGAAGAGGCATACACAATAGCACAAAGCAATGCAATGAGGTGCTGGAACGAAAAAGTACCTCTTCTTGAGCTGCTCAAAAATGACCCAAGGATCAAGAAAATGAGTGAGAGTGAGCTGGAATCTTTATTTGATTTGGAGTATTATCTTAAACATATAGAAGAGGTCTTCAACAGATTTCCTGAACTGGAGGAGAACTCGACTATAAAATAA
- the glpX gene encoding fructose-bisphosphatase class II: MAAPDRNMALEMVRATEAAAMAAGRWMGRGDKNGVDGAAVNAMRFMLNNVNMDGQVVIGEGEKDEAPMLFNGEKLGTGCDPQVDIAVDPIDGTRLTAQGLPNAVSVVAFAERGSMFDPQHIFYMDKIATGPFAAHAINIDASPSDNIRAVARALRKSVEDVTVIILDRPRHEELIKEIRSMHARIRLIPDGDVAGALSTCKPNAGIDLLMGVGGSPEAVITACAVKCVGGNMQCKLWPRNDEEREKCKEKGMDINKVLHLNDLVACDNVFFAATGVTDGDWLKGVRYSGDVVHTSSLVMRAKSGTIRYIDAIHNVQKLDEISGIKYGAQSNAVSFL; encoded by the coding sequence ATGGCTGCTCCAGACAGAAACATGGCTCTCGAAATGGTTCGTGCTACGGAAGCTGCGGCTATGGCCGCTGGACGGTGGATGGGACGCGGGGATAAGAACGGAGTTGACGGTGCCGCAGTTAATGCGATGCGTTTCATGCTCAACAACGTCAACATGGACGGTCAGGTCGTTATCGGCGAAGGGGAGAAAGACGAAGCTCCAATGCTTTTTAACGGAGAAAAACTTGGTACGGGATGTGATCCACAGGTCGACATCGCAGTAGACCCGATCGACGGGACCCGTCTTACTGCACAGGGCCTTCCGAACGCAGTCAGCGTAGTCGCATTTGCAGAGCGTGGTTCTATGTTTGACCCACAGCATATTTTCTATATGGACAAGATAGCAACCGGTCCCTTTGCGGCACATGCGATCAACATTGACGCCTCTCCGTCGGACAACATCAGAGCGGTCGCAAGAGCGTTAAGAAAATCTGTTGAAGACGTAACCGTAATAATCCTCGACAGGCCAAGGCACGAAGAACTTATTAAAGAGATCCGTTCTATGCATGCCCGTATCAGGCTTATACCTGACGGTGACGTAGCAGGCGCCCTCTCAACATGCAAGCCGAATGCCGGTATCGACCTCCTCATGGGGGTCGGAGGATCTCCCGAAGCCGTTATCACAGCATGCGCCGTAAAGTGTGTCGGCGGAAACATGCAGTGCAAACTTTGGCCGCGCAACGACGAAGAGAGAGAAAAGTGCAAAGAGAAGGGAATGGACATCAACAAAGTCCTTCATTTAAACGACCTTGTAGCGTGCGACAATGTATTCTTCGCTGCTACCGGCGTAACTGACGGAGACTGGCTCAAGGGCGTACGTTACTCCGGAGATGTCGTACACACATCCTCACTTGTCATGAGGGCAAAGAGCGGAACTATCCGTTACATAGACGCAATACACAATGTGCAGAAACTGGATGAGATAAGCGGCATAAAATATGGAGCACAGTCCAACGCAGTTTCATTCCTGTAA
- a CDS encoding NAD(P)H-dependent oxidoreductase subunit E: MIHIREGAVFLGEIDRIAEILHKHKQDPRYLLAILLDIQESENCISIEAMRAAAEYLGVSESRVFAVVTFYRTLSQKKKGRRIIRVCTGTACHLRGSAAVLQELEKQLAIKIGGVTEDGEYTLETVNCVGACALAPVITSGENSFGRMDPSKAAELLAKGAFA, encoded by the coding sequence ATGATCCACATACGCGAGGGGGCGGTCTTTTTGGGGGAGATCGATCGAATCGCTGAGATTTTGCATAAACATAAGCAAGATCCCAGATATTTGCTTGCAATTCTTCTCGATATCCAGGAATCAGAAAACTGCATTTCAATTGAAGCTATGCGTGCCGCTGCAGAGTACCTTGGCGTTTCCGAAAGCCGTGTATTTGCTGTTGTTACTTTCTATCGCACTCTGAGCCAGAAGAAAAAAGGACGCAGAATAATTAGAGTCTGTACAGGAACAGCATGTCACCTGCGCGGTTCTGCCGCAGTTCTTCAGGAACTTGAAAAACAGCTTGCCATCAAGATAGGCGGAGTTACAGAAGACGGCGAATATACTCTTGAAACAGTTAACTGTGTCGGTGCCTGCGCGCTTGCGCCGGTCATAACATCCGGCGAAAATTCTTTTGGCAGGATGGACCCATCCAAAGCAGCAGAGCTTCTGGCAAAGGGGGCTTTTGCATGA